One segment of Triticum aestivum cultivar Chinese Spring chromosome 2A, IWGSC CS RefSeq v2.1, whole genome shotgun sequence DNA contains the following:
- the LOC123184307 gene encoding uncharacterized protein — MGRGRARRRPPTPSDSSSSDEELLLPVGVELDDEDEADHESEDDHEQLILLPVGAEVEVRSDDPGFAGSFYEATVAGHLLSGGRRGRYTVEYTTLLADDGDDEPLRETAAAANVRPRPPPVEERDREFAVHEMVEAFHNDGWWAGVVSAVLPRPVMAGDRRQPRAYVVTFPTSRETLEFGEADLRPHRVFEDGRWVPAAEVDNGSPLFGEGNQVEVSGKSFGASWSPATVLKVIGATNFLVEYMHIENDGELATEIVDSQDIRPARAITRMDSKYRFSPSSHVEVHHEDSWWPGVIVKVLGSGINKKYVVKLKNHETDMEDVQPVDVLTVQNTQLRPRFDWDGKKWVRCVKEPSHQNYVHEMHPFQKSSRKRLVSALYDDSDKISNERDSHRDKKLKNEDVISGKKSPLSLSICNESNEITHNQRNAVLALRSKLSLPSLPPMTAFNQLSSSSLAPSCHLEQSSSQMIIIPYTPQSGQLRASLFGELRAAEAIDEESNIIAVSEHLDELPKDVTAGCGILPKINMASHIDIRGSQEGSVIDDLQQGGYVGETSVEQDTGGELCQRYLAMADNANVPLLPSAESCEANLHDNRLSKDNTAASVECVTCYAAPAEDLSLIPTLDGVVPLEWDLEVNITEDMDEANHQGSVVGLASNGHHNQYTSVHCPFSATSLTALEDDMITTESPSGEFLCSSQSIEKSTVTRLSSVGMNNYSVTEPVDDSLAITNGVEGTPVPRYVASRTNDSAFPLSPESLAVHESTMDTNSRLSGSLAFQHLPFVKTSPMWAHLEALEIFRKAPQRPHFRHFQQYCPELREGMALGLMHSFANLAESINMLDVQGDKELLLEQKMKSLALLEENGFDVTYLRSRVEALLKADNSRVEELEEKIARIETYDQELGTRVRALAMTVHRLELHAYLMRNMMRSAITRKMSNAVKISRLKAEANDLERSYLSNAAPR; from the exons ATGGGCCGCGGCCGTGCCAGGAGGCGCCCTCCGACACCCTCCGACTCCTCATCGTCGGACGAGGAGCTCCTGCTGCCGGTCGGCGTGGAATTGGACGATGAGGACGAGGCGGACCATGAGTCGGAGGACGACCACGAGCAGCTCATACTACTTCCGGTCGGCGCGGAGGTGGAGGTGCGCAGCGACGACCCGGGCTTCGCCGGCTCCTTCTACGAGGCCACCGTCGCCGGCCACCTGCTCTCCGGCGGCCGCCGCGGGCGCTACACGGTGGAATACACCACGCTCCTGGCCGACGACGGGGACGACGAGCCGCTCAGGGAGACAGCGGCCGCCGCCAACGTGCGACCGCGGCCACCACCGGTCGAGGAAAGGGATAGGGAGTTCGCGGTCCACGAGATGGTGGAGGCGTTCCACAACGACGGGTGGTGGGCCGGCGTGGTCTCCGCCGTCCTCCCGCGGCCGGTGATGGCCGGGGATCGCCGGCAGCCGAGGGCGTACGTGGTCACGTTCCCCACCTCGCGGGAGACGCTGGAGTTCGGGGAGGCGGATCTGCGGCCGCACCGCGTGTTCGAGGACGGCCGGTGGGTCCCGGCTGCAGAGGTG GACAATGGAAGTCCTTTGTTCGGTGAGGGAAACCAAGTTGAAGTGAGTGGAAAATCCTTCGGCGCATCCTGGAGTCCAGCTACTGTTCTTAAAGTGATTGGTGCTACAAATTTTCTAGTAGAGTACATGCATATTGAAAATGACGGGGAATTGGCCACTGAGATTGTCGATTCTCAAGATATTCGGCCAGCACGCGCCATCACCCGTATGGACTCCAAGTACAGATTTTCTCCTTCTTCTCATGTCGAGGTCCATCATGAAGATAGTTGGTGGCCTGGTGTTATTGTTAAGGTTTTAGGTAGTGGAATCAACAAGAAGTATGTGGTGAAATTGAAGAATCACGAGACAGACATGGAAGACGTGCAACCTGTGGATGTTTTGACGGTTCAAAATACGCAACTAAGGCCACGGTTTGACTGGGACGGTAAAAAATGGGTACGCTGCGTGAAAGAG CCTTCACACCAAAATTATGTCCATGAGATGCATCCATTTCAGAAATCTTCTCGAAAAAGGCTAGTTTCCGCCTTGTATGATGACTCTGATAAAATCAGTAATGAACGTGATTCTCATCGTGACAAAAAGTTGAAGAATGAAGATGTGATATCAGGAAAAAAATCTCCTCTTTCTCTGTCCATTTGCAATGAGAGCAATGAAATTACTCATAATCAACGGAATGCAGTATTGGCATTACGGTCTAAGCTATCACTTCCTTCACTGCCACCAATGACAGCATTTAACCAGCTGAGTTCATCTTCACTTGCTCCAAGCTGTCATCTGGAACAATCATCCTCTCAGATGATTATCATACCCTATACGCCACAAAGTGGACAGTTACGAGCTTCCTTATTTGGAGAGTTACGGGCTGCTGAAGCTATtgatgaagagagcaacatcatagCTGTCTCTGAACACT TAGATGAACTGCCTAAGGATGTGACTGCTGGATGCGGAATACTTCCAAAAATAAATATGGCAAGTCACATTGACATCAGAG GTTCACAAGAGGGTAGTGTAATAGATGATCTTCAGCAAGGAGGCTATGTTGGTGAAACTAGTGTTGAGCAGGACACTGGTGGAGAATTATGTCAGAGGTATTTGGCTATGGCTGATAATGCCAACGTTCCTTTGTTGCCTTCAGCAGAGAGTTGTGAAGCTAATTTGCACGACAACCGGCTCTCCAAGGACAACACAGCAGCTTCGGTGGAGTGTGTTACTTGTTATGCTGCTCCAGCCGAGGACTTGTCTCTTATACCTACTTTAGATGGTGTTGTACCATTAGAGTGGGATTTGGAGGTCAATATAACTGAAGATATGGATGAGGCGAACCATCAAGGGAGTGTAGTTGGGTTAGCCAGCAATGGGCATCATAATCAGTATACTAGTGTTCACTGTCCATTCTCAGCCACATCTTTAACTGCACTTGAGGATGACATGATTACCACTGAAAGTCCAAGCGGGGAGTTCTTATGCAGTAGCCAATCCATCGAGAAGTCGACAGTAACTCGGTTGTCTTCTGTTGGCATGAACAATTATAGTGTGACAGAACCTGTCGATGATAGCTTGGCCATAACAAATGGTGTGGAGGGTACACCAGTACCCAGGTATGTTGCAAGCAGAACAAATGATTCTGCCTTTCCCTTGTCGCCGGAATCTCTAGCGGTGCATGAGAGTACCATGGACACGAACAGCCGCCTTTCAGGATCCTTGGCATTCCAGCATCTTCCATTTGTGAAGACCTCCCCAATGTGGGCGCATCTCGAGGCACTGGAAATTTTCAGGAAAGCGCCACAGCGGCCACATTTTCGTCATTTCCAGCAGTATTGTCCAGAGCTCCGCGAAGGGATGGCATTAGGTTTGATGCACTCTTTTGCCAATTTAGCAGAAAGCATAAACATGCTGGATGTTCAGGGTGACAAAGAACTACTACTCGAACAGAAGATGAAGAGCCTCGCTTTGCTCGAGGAGAATGGTTTCGATGTCACGTACCTGAGATCACGCGTGGAAGCTTTACTCAAAGCAGATAATAGTCGCGTcgaagagctggaggagaagaTTGCCCGCATAGAAACCTACGACCAAGAACTCGGCACGCGAGTTCGCGCGCTGGCTATGACAGTCCATCGTCTCGAGCTACATGCATATCTTATGCGCAACATGATGCGGTCTGCCATCACGCGGAAGATGAGCAATGCTGTGAAGATCTCAAGACTCAAAGCAGAAGCAAACGATCTTGAGAGATCGTATCTTTCCAACGCCGCGCCTCGGTGA